In Amycolatopsis jiangsuensis, the following proteins share a genomic window:
- a CDS encoding DUF4333 domain-containing protein: MFRRVVLAACAAGLVVSGCSAHVEVGRQVAKAELEKGISDALEKSVGQRPDSIVCPGPIKAVQGEHMRCELLSGSTKLGLTATINSVDGSDVRYGVQVDDKPMS; encoded by the coding sequence GTGTTCCGTCGTGTGGTGCTGGCTGCGTGTGCGGCCGGGTTGGTGGTGTCCGGGTGTTCCGCGCATGTCGAGGTCGGCCGGCAGGTGGCGAAGGCCGAACTCGAGAAGGGGATTTCCGACGCGCTGGAGAAGTCGGTCGGGCAGCGGCCGGATTCGATCGTGTGTCCGGGGCCGATCAAGGCGGTGCAGGGCGAGCACATGCGGTGCGAGCTGCTGAGCGGGTCCACGAAGCTCGGCCTCACCGCCACCATCAACTCCGTCGACGGCAGCGACGTGCGGTACGGCGTCCAGGTCGACGACAAGCCGATGTCGTGA
- a CDS encoding YbaB/EbfC family nucleoid-associated protein — MNETARQLLARIETIDASAADNRLRAEAYQRVAGELKNASGKATSPDGVVTVVAGPGGVISSVIFSERARETDPSVLSADVMQAISEAQSTVAWAQADVVRRGLGDTELLDRVLDSDERLFGASRPESVLPPAPEPERSEPDVVDEEYFEEFDLFDDDEPAR; from the coding sequence ATGAACGAGACAGCACGACAGCTGCTGGCCCGCATCGAAACGATCGACGCGTCCGCGGCGGACAACCGCCTGCGTGCGGAGGCCTATCAGCGCGTTGCCGGCGAGCTGAAGAACGCGTCCGGCAAGGCCACCTCGCCGGACGGCGTCGTCACCGTGGTCGCTGGTCCGGGCGGGGTCATTTCGTCGGTCATCTTCAGCGAGCGTGCCCGGGAGACGGATCCCTCGGTGCTCTCGGCGGATGTCATGCAGGCGATCAGCGAGGCGCAGTCCACCGTGGCCTGGGCACAGGCCGACGTCGTGCGGCGAGGCCTGGGCGACACCGAGTTGCTCGACCGGGTGCTCGATTCCGACGAGCGGTTGTTCGGTGCTTCCCGCCCGGAGTCCGTGCTGCCGCCGGCGCCGGAGCCGGAGCGCTCGGAACCGGACGTGGTGGATGAGGAGTACTTCGAGGAATTCGATCTGTTCGACGACGACGAGCCCGCGCGGTGA